Proteins from a single region of Gossypium arboreum isolate Shixiya-1 chromosome 1, ASM2569848v2, whole genome shotgun sequence:
- the LOC128294115 gene encoding uncharacterized protein LOC128294115, with protein sequence MDSTLFRLLVVLLGLSHIIFSNAVPVTRTGTLMHGSQVHQFQENTHLITVEKSSDGEIIKGRMFAELNDYPGSGANNRHTPRP encoded by the exons ATGGATAGCACTCTCTTTCGCCTACTCGTTGTTCTATTGGGGTTATCTCATATTATATTCTCGAATGCCGTCCCAGTTACAA GAACTGGAACCCTAATGCATGGATCTCAAGTTCATCAATTTCAGGAGAATACTCACCTG ATAACTGTGGAGAAGAGTTCTGATGGTGAAATCATCAAGGGAAGGATGTTTGCGGAGCTGAATGATTATCCAGGGTCAGGAGCAAATAACCGCCACACCCCGAGGCCGTAA